One window of the Rhizobiaceae bacterium genome contains the following:
- a CDS encoding GNAT family N-acetyltransferase, with the protein MDMPHTGIEVRRPRVRSASFRALEKASRAEGYWMLTRLLAGWRDGSNRFSRRGEALYGAFYGDELVGVCGLNVDPYIQRKREGRVRHLYVAAPFRRHGAGRILVRSAIAKARDHFPALNVRATDEAFPFYEKLGFMRIEGEEFMTHRMEFQLLRRRSPLGKGHE; encoded by the coding sequence ATGGATATGCCCCATACCGGCATCGAGGTGCGACGGCCGCGCGTGCGCAGCGCATCGTTCCGCGCGCTGGAAAAGGCGAGCCGCGCGGAAGGTTATTGGATGCTGACCCGCCTGCTGGCCGGGTGGCGGGACGGCAGCAACCGGTTCTCCCGTCGCGGCGAGGCGCTCTACGGCGCCTTTTACGGGGATGAACTCGTCGGCGTCTGCGGCCTGAACGTCGATCCGTATATACAGAGAAAACGCGAGGGCAGGGTCCGGCACCTCTATGTCGCCGCGCCTTTCCGCAGGCATGGCGCCGGCCGTATCCTTGTGCGCAGCGCCATCGCCAAGGCGCGGGATCATTTTCCCGCTCTCAATGTCCGCGCCACGGACGAAGCGTTTCCATTCTATGAAAAGCTCGGCTTTATGCGCATCGAAGGCGAGGAATTCATGACGCATCGCATGGAGTTTCAGCTGCTGCGCCGCAGGTCGCCGCTCGGAAAGGGGCATGAATGA
- a CDS encoding cytochrome b N-terminal domain-containing protein, translated as MSGGHSTYTPKTGIERWFDARLPLPRLVYDSFVAYPVPRNLNYTYTFGGILAIMLVAQILTGIVLAMHYASNTALAFDSVEKIMRDVNSGWLLRYLHANGASFFFIAVYIHIFRGLYYGSYKAPRELLWILGCIIYLLMMATGFMGYVLPWGQMSGWGATVITGFFTAIPLVGEWIQQLLLGGFAVDNPTLNRFFSLHYLLPFMIAGVVVLHVWALHVTGQTNPTGIEVKSKTDTLPFTPYATIKDAFGMIVFLAVYAYFVFYIPNYLGHPDNYIQFNALKTPAHIVPEWYFLPFYAILRAITFNIGPINSKLGGVIAMFAAIAVLFVVPWLDTSKVRSAVYRPWYKLFFWLFAANAIFLGWLGSKPAEGWYIPAMQVSTLYYFAFFLIIMPVLGLIETPRRVPNSITEAVLEKNKGTPVALPSGSTQEVKV; from the coding sequence ATGTCGGGCGGACATTCCACCTATACGCCGAAGACTGGCATCGAGCGCTGGTTCGACGCGCGCCTTCCGCTGCCGCGGCTCGTGTACGATTCTTTCGTCGCCTACCCGGTGCCGCGCAACCTGAACTACACCTATACCTTCGGCGGCATCCTCGCGATCATGCTGGTGGCGCAGATTCTGACCGGCATCGTGCTCGCCATGCACTACGCCTCGAACACGGCGCTGGCTTTCGACTCGGTCGAGAAGATCATGCGCGACGTCAATTCGGGCTGGCTGCTGCGCTACCTGCACGCCAACGGCGCTTCGTTCTTCTTCATCGCCGTCTACATCCACATCTTCCGTGGTCTCTACTACGGCTCCTACAAGGCGCCGCGCGAGCTGCTCTGGATTCTGGGCTGCATCATCTACCTGCTGATGATGGCGACCGGCTTCATGGGCTACGTGCTGCCGTGGGGCCAGATGTCCGGCTGGGGCGCGACCGTCATCACCGGCTTCTTCACGGCCATTCCGCTGGTCGGCGAGTGGATACAGCAGCTGCTGCTCGGCGGCTTCGCCGTCGACAACCCGACGCTGAACCGCTTCTTCTCGCTGCACTACCTGCTGCCCTTCATGATCGCGGGCGTCGTGGTGCTGCATGTGTGGGCGCTGCATGTGACCGGGCAGACGAACCCGACAGGCATCGAGGTCAAGTCGAAGACGGACACGCTGCCCTTCACGCCTTACGCGACGATCAAGGACGCGTTCGGCATGATCGTGTTCCTCGCGGTCTACGCCTACTTTGTCTTCTACATCCCGAACTATCTGGGCCATCCGGACAACTACATCCAGTTCAACGCGTTGAAGACGCCGGCGCATATCGTGCCTGAATGGTACTTCCTGCCGTTCTACGCCATCCTGCGCGCCATCACCTTCAACATCGGCCCGATAAACTCCAAGCTCGGCGGCGTCATCGCCATGTTCGCCGCCATTGCGGTCCTGTTCGTGGTGCCGTGGCTGGATACCTCGAAAGTGCGGTCGGCGGTCTACCGCCCATGGTACAAGCTGTTCTTCTGGCTCTTCGCCGCCAACGCCATCTTCCTGGGATGGCTGGGCTCGAAGCCGGCCGAAGGCTGGTATATTCCGGCCATGCAGGTGTCGACGCTCTACTACTTTGCCTTCTTCCTGATCATCATGCCGGTGCTGGGCCTCATCGAGACGCCGCGCCGCGTGCCGAACTCGATCACCGAAGCGGTACTTGAGAAGAACAAGGGGACGCCTGTGGCGCTGCCGTCCGGCAGCACGCAGGAAGTCAAGGTCTGA
- a CDS encoding cytochrome c1 has product MKKILTALAAAGVLLAGVGAYAWAAEEGGHSEAEPTHFPIKHPKELDWSFAGPFGTYDRAQLQRGLKVYKEVCAACHSMSMVPFRALEGLGYNEAQLKTLAAEYTVQDGPNDAGEMFERPAIPSDHFPSPFPNEQAAAASNNGAAPPDFSLIAKARGVTRGFPTFVFDIFTQYAEGGPDYIHSLLTGYDEEPPAGMEVAEGTYYNPYFINGKSLAMAKPLSDDQVTYEDGSPQTVDQYATDVSAFLMYVAEPHLEDRKKTGFRVMIFLILFGALVYITKRKVWSGVAH; this is encoded by the coding sequence ATGAAGAAGATTCTTACCGCTCTGGCTGCAGCCGGCGTTCTGTTGGCTGGTGTCGGCGCTTATGCCTGGGCCGCCGAGGAAGGCGGCCACAGCGAGGCCGAGCCGACGCACTTCCCGATCAAGCATCCCAAGGAGCTGGACTGGAGCTTCGCCGGTCCTTTCGGAACCTACGACAGGGCGCAGTTGCAGCGCGGCCTCAAGGTCTACAAGGAAGTCTGCGCGGCTTGCCATTCGATGAGCATGGTGCCGTTCCGCGCCCTGGAGGGGCTTGGCTATAACGAAGCGCAGTTAAAGACGCTGGCGGCCGAATACACGGTTCAGGACGGCCCCAACGACGCTGGCGAGATGTTCGAGCGCCCCGCCATTCCGTCGGACCACTTCCCGTCGCCCTTCCCCAACGAGCAGGCGGCAGCAGCTTCGAACAACGGCGCGGCCCCGCCGGATTTCTCGCTGATCGCCAAGGCGCGCGGCGTGACCCGCGGCTTCCCGACCTTCGTCTTCGACATCTTCACGCAGTATGCCGAGGGCGGCCCGGACTATATCCACTCGCTTCTGACCGGCTACGACGAAGAACCGCCGGCCGGCATGGAGGTCGCCGAGGGCACGTACTACAATCCGTATTTCATCAACGGCAAGTCGCTGGCCATGGCGAAGCCGCTGAGCGACGACCAGGTAACTTATGAGGACGGCTCGCCGCAGACGGTTGACCAGTATGCCACCGACGTCTCCGCATTCCTGATGTACGTCGCCGAGCCGCATCTCGAGGATCGCAAGAAGACCGGCTTCCGCGTCATGATCTTCCTCATCCTGTTCGGCGCGCTCGTCTACATAACCAAACGCAAGGTATGGTCGGGCGTGGCGCACTGA
- the petA gene encoding ubiquinol-cytochrome c reductase iron-sulfur subunit, with product MAAVVGAGGVAWPFIDQMRPDASTLAVSSIEVDVAAVEPGMSIVVKWRGKPVFIRNRTPEEVKAAQDTPLAELKDPVARNANLPSDAQATDSDRAAAKDKENWIVMVGVCTHLGCVPLGQQGDFGGWFCPCHGSHYDTAGRIRKGPAPENLPVPALEFLSDTKIKIG from the coding sequence ATGGCGGCCGTCGTCGGCGCCGGCGGTGTCGCGTGGCCGTTCATCGACCAGATGCGCCCGGACGCGTCCACCCTTGCCGTTTCCTCGATCGAGGTCGATGTGGCCGCGGTCGAGCCGGGCATGTCCATCGTCGTCAAATGGCGCGGCAAGCCGGTCTTCATCCGCAACCGCACGCCGGAAGAGGTGAAGGCCGCGCAGGATACGCCGCTTGCCGAGCTGAAGGACCCCGTCGCGCGCAACGCCAACCTGCCGTCGGATGCGCAGGCGACAGATTCCGATCGCGCCGCTGCCAAGGACAAGGAAAACTGGATCGTCATGGTCGGCGTCTGCACCCATCTGGGCTGCGTGCCGCTCGGCCAGCAGGGCGATTTCGGCGGCTGGTTCTGCCCGTGCCACGGCTCGCACTACGACACCGCCGGTCGCATCCGCAAAGGACCCGCGCCGGAGAACCTTCCGGTTCCGGCGCTCGAATTCCTGTCCGACACCAAGATCAAGATCGGCTGA